A window of Hevea brasiliensis isolate MT/VB/25A 57/8 chromosome 14, ASM3005281v1, whole genome shotgun sequence contains these coding sequences:
- the LOC110656492 gene encoding F-box/LRR-repeat protein 25-like, whose translation MCSSDVRKKKARKGRDRLSNLPDSILHHIFSFVDTKQAIRTCVLSKRWRHFWVSLPHLNFDYESFSPKWHFQKFVLQVLPIRRDNPNFGGKFHFRYGLWLRAKTLMKKVISCVVSRRFQHLHLEANTSFPYALLNCKSIETLDLNSFSTLPLSFASFTMLNSLHLENCSFAVSDQTDELLDPFVNCPNLKNLSLICCNFGSAKSLRISGLQLLSLSLQNGLQNAYCPQLKIEIFAPKLNFFIYHWIGPMVFGEVNFPSLNVVDIAVYRVYPSFDGENANMNLINLFRGFHNVQFVKLHYNTIEVLTFVPGLLEKQLCPFTNLKSLKLCLPNYTKSSKMPFHVMRYLHGDSSGADLIIVKS comes from the exons ATGTGTTCCTCCGATGTGAGAAAGAAGAAAGCTAGAAAGGGCAGAGACAGGTTGAGCAATTTACCGGACTCAATTCTTCATCACATCTTCTCTTTTGTCGACACTAAACAAGCGATCCGAACTTGTGTGCTGTCAAAGAGATGGAGACATTTTTGGGTTTCTCTTCCTCATCTCAATTTTGACTATGAATCCTTTTCTCCAAAATGGCATTTTCAAAAGTTCGTTCTCCAAGTCTTGCCTATCCGGCGTGACAACCCCAATTTTGGTGGCAAGTTTCACTTTCGTTATGGGCTTTGGTTGAGGGCTAAAACCTTAATGAAAAAGGTTATAAGCTGCGTTGTGTCCCGTAGGTTTCAGCATCTTCACTTGGAGGCAAACACAAGCTTCCCATACGCACTTCTCAATTGTAAATCTATTGAAACGCTGGATTTGAACTCATTTAGTACTTTACCACTGTCATTTGCTTCTTTTACAATGCTGAATTCATTGCATCTGGAAAATTGTTCTTTTGCCGTTTCTGATCAAACTGATGAGTTGCTTGATCCTTTTGTTAATTGTCCCAATTTGAAGAACTTAAGCCTAATCTGTTGCAACTTTGGAAGCGCAAAGTCTCTTAGAATATCTGGGTTGCAATTACTTAGCCTCTCACTTCAGAATGGACTTCAGAATGCATATTGCCCGCAGTTAAAGATTGAAATTTTTGCTCCAAAACTCAACTTCTTTATATATCATTGGATAGGGCCTATGGTTTTTGGTGAGGTCAATTTTCCTTCTCTTAATGTTGTGGATATTGCAGTTTATCGAGTTTATCCATCGTTCGACGGGGAAAATGCCAATAtgaatttgatcaatttgttccgAGGATTCCATAATGTGCAATTTGTCAAACTGCATTATAATACAATTGAG GTCCTTACTTTCGTTCCTGGTTTACTGGAAAAACAACTTTGCCCCTTTACTAATTTGAAGTCCTTAAAATTGTGCTTGCCCAACTATACTAAATCATCAAAGATGCCTTTTCATGTTATGCGCTACTTGCATGGTGACTCATCTGGTGCTGATCTTATAATCGTCAAATCTTGA